The Porites lutea chromosome 11, jaPorLute2.1, whole genome shotgun sequence genome includes a region encoding these proteins:
- the LOC140952037 gene encoding uncharacterized protein — translation MALRLHNTRILQDNTCCFNFIFEDFSNIGECVYSKPFAFAGYRWRFQGGIKGGQFNVFLRWLGGGQFTEKLKCKIRFSVQIINNNDPSKSVRAGNMNEDDEFPKVLFGTGWSKLAPVDVIEKPNSGFLDHNNLFVEMQCSMVQTVFEDKLVINLSSRTSHVTSSKFSLFGEEWYLVLYPKGEPKKNSGQHSEHAAAYLHREEPSMLRFKATYSIYIRDGREVQVTHNFSDSNASTAFGIEKFMRSKDLKAISKGGMVSIGVKITSIEPYYYLGFDTARWNPQDHQGIECVIEGADLALKMRSLDQKTLDFSLTFDPGPKFLHSELDESAYYMKILWSIRVICLKDDNISVTVNSWDVAGRSAFCHSQDEMIMNTTLELNEVLNPYSPYLDDEKHVCVRLVIKNINEVYDPLLVNSDKHSIAKLREVNAMNKATLEHFWKDQLDVVASEKDRLLADKEEEIAAKQGELEEKEALIQELEKEISESKECLAEIESTVDEIDGKKVSSIKDLIEEAQPDQEQLEKQQEVAEKLRSFLMEQLPFTVSRISVVGAAGQGTTIGGYRELDLAVFVKDLPRTEHKSWLPAIVFTIKTLLKQEGSKTADQTDEEQSATSKLPPCSDFMTTQTAVLFKCDSVNVVVIPLNDWEPMGSFTALYKQSLSQPADAQLFYNISVCERQTEFICTQDSKCKDLIRIVKVWSNTVAWRNSSSKPSQYLLSLLVTAAYQVVNEGSESQAVRADKDVFLELADMVGDDSLEVFWNEYYLADDYPRENFPVSFELPIVQDPAIPTHNVASAGLEDWAQFRRELSKWVAKLTL, via the exons ATGGCCTTGCGACTTCACAACACCAGAATACTCCAGGATAACACTTGCTGTTTCAATTTCATCTTTGAAGACTTTTCCAATATCGGCGAATGTGTGTATTCAAAGCCGTTCGCTTTCGCTGGTTATCGCTGGCGTTTTCAAGGCGGAATAAAGGGAGGAcagtttaatgtttttttgagATGGCTCGGTGGAGGGCAGTTCACTGAGAAACTTAAGTGCAAGATACGATTTTCCGTACAAATTATCAACAACAACGACCCTTCGAAGTCTGTAAGAGCTGGCAACATGAATGAGGACGACGAATTTCCTAAAGTTTTATTTGGAACAGGATGGAGCAAGCTAGCGCCAGTGGATGTAATTGAGAAGCCCAACTCGGGCTTTTTGGATCATAACAACTTGTTTGTGGAGATGCAGTGTTCGATGGTACAGACCGTATTTGAGGATAAGTTAGTCATCAATTTGTCATCCCGCACAAGCCACGTCACCAGCTCAAAGTTTTCTCTCTTTGGCGAGGAATGGTATCTGGTACTTTACCCAAAAGGGGAACCGAAGAAAAATTCTGGCCAACATTCTGAACATGCCGCGGCGTATTTACACAGAGAAGAACCGTCGATGTTAAGGTTTAAAGCTACGTATTCAATTTACATCCGAGACGGGCGTGAGGTACAAGTAACCCATAACTTCTCCGATAGCAATGCCAGTACAGCTTTTGGTATTGAGAAGTTTATGCGCTCCAAGGATCTCAAGGCAATCTCCAAGGGAGGGATGGTCTCCATTGGAGTAAAAATCACCAGCATTGAGCCTTACTATTACCTTGGTTTTGACACAGCCAGGTGGAATCCTCAAGATCATCAAGGGATTGAGTGTGTAATCGAGGGTGCAGACTTGGCATTGAAAATGAGGTCCCTGGATCAGAAGACGCTGGATTTTAGCCTGACGTTTGATCCCGGACCAAAGTTTCTTCACTCGGAATTGGACGAGAGTGCTTATTACATGAAGATCCTTTGGAGCATCCGAGTGATCTGTCTCAAGGACGATAATATAAGTGTGACCGTGAACTCGTGGGATGTTGCTGGTAGAAGCGCATTCTGTCACAGTCAAGACGAAATGATCATGAACACAACTCTGGAGTTAAATGAG GTGTTGAATCCTTACAGTCCTTACTTAGACGACGAGAAGCATGTGTGTGTTCGGTTAGTCATAAAAAATATCAATGAAGTTTATGATCCTCTTCTGGTGAACTCCGACAAGCACAGCATTGCGAAGCTGAGAGAAGTGAACGCAATGAACAAAGCGACACTGGAACATTTCTG GAAAGATCAACTAGATGTTGTAGCTTCCGAGAAAGATCGGTTATTAGCTGACAAGGAGGAAGAGATCGCAGCAAAACAGGGGGAGCTTGAAGAGAAAGAAGCTCTTATTCAAGAACTAGAGAAGGAGATTAGTGAGAGCAAAGAGTGCCTTGCAGAGATCGAGAGTACTGTTGACGAG ATTGATGGAAAAAAAGTGAGCAGTATAAAGGACCTCATCGAAGAAGCTCAGCCGGACCAAGAGCAACTTGAGAAGCAACAGGAAGTTGCAGAAAAATTAAGATCCTTTTTGATG GAGCAGCTTCCATTTACTGTCAGTCGTATTTCTGTGGTTGGTGCCGCTGGTCAGGGGACAACCATCGGTGGATACCGTGAACTAGACTTGGCAGTATTTGTTAAAG aCCTTCCTAGAACCGAACACAAGAGCTGGCTACCTGCTATAGTATTTACTATCAAGACCTTGCTAAAGCAAGAAGGCAGCAAAACAGCAGACCAGACAGATGAGGAGCAGTCTGCCACGAGTAAACTTCCTCCATGTTCAGACTTCATGACAACCCAAACAGCAGTGCTGTTCAAATGTGACAGTGTTAATGTAGTGGTCATACCACTTAACGACTGGGAACCAATGGGAAGTTTTACAGCTTTGTACAAACAGAGCCTGAGTCAGCCGGCAGATGCACAGTTGTT CTACAATATTTCAGTTTGTGAGAGGCAGACAGAGTTTATTTGCACGCAGGATTCCAAG TGCAAGGATCTAATCCGTATTGTTAAGGTGTGGAGTAACACTGTTGCCTGGCGGAATTCATCATCCAAACCCAGTCAGTACCTACTGTCTCTGCTGGTCACTGCTGCTTATCAAGTGGTTAACGA GGGAAGTGAATCTCAGGCAGTAAGGGCAGACAAAGATGTGTTTTTAGAACTTGCAGACATGGTTGGTGATGACTCACTGGA